The nucleotide sequence TGTCGTCGTAGTCCAGGTAGTAGCGCAGCACCACCGCGGTGCGTTGCTGCCGCGGCAACTGCCGGAGCAGGCCATCCAGAAGCCGCCGGTTGTCCACCTGGCCGGTGCCATCTTGTCGGGACACGTCCAGCAGGCCGTTGTCACTGGACGGTGTCGTCCTCCGCCGCAGCGTTTTCCGATAGTCAGCCAGAAACGTGAAGACGATGATCCGGCGTACGTAGGCGACCGGGTTGCTCATCGGTCCGATATCGGCCCAGCGCCCGGAGGCCACGAGCAGCGCGTCGATGAGAACGTCGTGAGCCAGTTGACGATCGCCGGCCAGTACTCCGGCGAACCTGGTCAATCCGGCCAACTCGGCCTTGACGAACCCCTCGAACTCCAAAATTGCTCCTTGCCCGTCATCACCTTCATTCATTGAATGCCGCCAGGGTCCTCAAACGTTGCATCCGTCATCTATCCGAAGACAGCTTGACGGCCACCTTGCATTTTTGGGCTCTGTGGCGGCGACGACTGCCGCGGCCAGGCGCGCTCGAAGGCACTCTGTCACCGGTGGGTACCGATGGTCGATCGTCCACCGGTACCCACCGCCGTCAGCCCTGCCCGATGATGCTCAGCCCCGCAGGGCGCGGTAGGCGGCCGTCTCGAACTCGAGATAACCGCCCACCGAGGGACCGTCGACGAACGGGAGGATCTGGGTGCCCCAGAAGCCGCCGATCCCATTCCTGATGTCGATCCAGTAGAACAGGTTGGCCAGGCCCGCCCAGGCGATGCTGCCGGCGGGGCGACCGGTCGGAGCCTCCTCGTCGTTGACCATGAACGTCGACGCCCAGGACTTCGGCTGCCCGGGGAAGAATTCCGCGTCGTTGGACAGTGACGGGATCACGCCCGGCAGCATCTTGATCTTGAGGTCGCCGAGCTGATTCTGGACGGCCATGTCCACCGTGTCCGGATGCAGGATCTGCTCTCCGGAATCGGAGGCACCCCGGTTCAGCCACATCCGGATGAACCTCAGGTAGTCCGGGACCGTGGAGTGCAGTCCATGGCCTCCCATGTGGACCTCGGGATCCGGAAGGACGAACTCGGTGGGCGTCAGGCTGCCGTCGGCTTCCCGTTGGTGCATGGTGGCCAGGCGGGAGCGGGTCTCCTCGTTCAGTGGGAACGCCGAATCAGTCATGCCCAGCGGCCGGAAGATTCGCTCCTG is from Nakamurella sp. PAMC28650 and encodes:
- a CDS encoding sigma factor-like helix-turn-helix DNA-binding protein, which translates into the protein MEFEGFVKAELAGLTRFAGVLAGDRQLAHDVLIDALLVASGRWADIGPMSNPVAYVRRIIVFTFLADYRKTLRRRTTPSSDNGLLDVSRQDGTGQVDNRRLLDGLLRQLPRQQRTAVVLRYYLDYDDTTVAEAMHTSTSSVRSNISRALASLRVTPDILQLKEDFG